In a genomic window of Rhododendron vialii isolate Sample 1 chromosome 12a, ASM3025357v1:
- the LOC131310610 gene encoding non-specific lipid-transfer protein 2-like — translation MKASYNMAVMGVVLVVFLVLACETEVSMAVTCTPTELSPCVTAITSGKPPSKLCCTKIKQQKPCLCQYIKNPNLKKFVTSPNAKKVASTCGVPIPKC, via the coding sequence atgaaggcaTCATACAATATGGCGGTGATGGGAGTAGTACTAGTGGTGTTTCTGGTTTTGGCGTGTGAAACAGAGGTGTCAATGGCTGTGACATGCACCCCAACAGAGCTGAGTCCATGCGTGACCGCGATCACGTCAGGGAAGCCCCCTTCGAAGCTCTGCTGCACCAAGATCAAACAGCAAAAGCCCTGCCTTTGCCAGTACATTAAGAACCCCAACCTCAAGAAGTTCGTTACTTCTCCCAATGCCAAGAAAGTCGCTTCCACTTGTGGGGTTCCCATCCCCAAGTGTTAG
- the LOC131310609 gene encoding reticulon-like protein B9, whose product MPHTTSSSSDSDDDRIAKAKPFGRQRPMRDILGGGKVADVLLWKDKALSAAILIGIGALWYLFEVIGYNFLTLLCHTIIFAMVIIFVWDKVADIFKWPPPRIPQTLSDSSMVREIAAFCRAKLEAFLSIFFNVARGSDFGQFLLVVVTLWILSTVGNYISSLNLLFFGCLCLETLPYLYDQYEEEADYLLARTFRMMKKTYKKLDKEYIRKIPRGPVKVKKQR is encoded by the exons ATGCCGCatactacttcttcttcttccgaTTCAGATGATGATAGGATCGCGAAGGCCAAGCCCTTCGGTCGTCAAAGGCCGATGCGGGATATCCTTGGCGGAGGAAAAG tTGCTGATGTGCTCTTGTGGAAGGACAAAGCATTATCTGCTGCGATTCTGATTGGGATAGGGGCACTGTGGTATCTATTCGAGGTTATCGGATACAATTTCTTGACATTGCTCTGTCACACAATCATCTTTGCAATGGTCATAATCTTCGTTTGGGATAAGGTTGCCGACATTTTCAAATG gCCTCCTCCCAGgatccctcagactctctctgaTAGCTCCATGGTCAGAGAAATCGCTGCCTTTTGCCGCGCAAAATTAGAGGCTTTCTTATCAATCTTCTTTAATGTTGCACGTGGAAGTGATTTCGGACAATTCCTTTTG GTAGTTGTCACCCTATGGATACTATCAACCGTTGGGAACTACATCAGCAGCTTGAACCTCCTGTTCTTCG GCTGCCTCTGTTTGGAAACGCTGCCATATTTGTACGATCAGTACGAGGAAGAGGCTGATTACCTTCTCGCCCGAACTTTCCGTATGATGAAGAAGACATACAAGAAGCTTGATAAGGAGTATATCAGAAAAATTCCTAGAGGGCCTGTGAAAGTGAAGAAACAGAGATGA